The stretch of DNA GTGCCCTGGCCTCCGCCTTGTCCGGCGCCTTCACGGCCAAGTACCTAGGAAGGTACCCCACTGCCTTCctaactgcctcctccccttccTCGCCACCCAAAGGCACCAACCTCCTCACGAGGAACTGCACCGCGGCCACCCGTGCGGCCGATTTCGTGGCCGAGAGCACCACCGGTGCCAGCGCGCGTATCACGTCCTGCACCGCCCCGGCGTGGTAGTCGGATCCAAGGACGGCGGCGAGGACGTCGAACGCCGGGAGCTCGGCCGCGGTGTCGACGAGCGACCGCCGCGCGTCCGGATGGGCCCCGAGCGGCAGCCTCCCCGCGGCTTCGGCGAGCAGGGAGAGCGCCTTCGGGAGCAGCGACGGCGCCGCCCGCGGTGCCGCCGGCGGCTTCTGGCGCTGGTTCTTGCGCTTGCGGGggttgacggcggcggcgccggaacCGGAGGTAGGGTtggaggcggcggcgctgccggcTCCGgatgcggcggcggaggcggccttGCGGATGGCGAGGAggagggagaggaaggggagCGGGGAGAAGAGGGTGAGGAGCGGGGAGGCCGGCgcgaggaggaggcggaggtAGGCGAGGGCGGCGGGGAGCGGGTGCGCGGAGAGCGAGGCCTCGAGCGGGGGCAGCAAGGAGGACGCGGGAATGCCGGCCTCAGCGAGGCGGGGGAAGATGGACGCGACGGCGGCGGGGCCGGAGGAGAGGAACGTGATGGCGGGCAGGGACAGGGGCGGGGAGGTGGCGGCGGAGGACGCGCGGCGGTGGAGCGCGGCGAGCTCGGAGAGGACGGCGGGGAGAGAGCCGGAGGCGGACGCGGGGGAGGCTGAGGCGGAGGGtgggccgccggcgccgccgtcgtcgtcgacgtCCATCTCGTCGGCGTCCATGGGATGGGTGGGGTGGGGCGAGATCGCGGTGGGTACTGGAGAGAGTGGATATGGGAAGGAATGAAGGATGGATTGGTGGGTGGGTGGGAATTTTGAAATTTGCGGTGGGGAAACGGAATTTTGGTGATTTGGGTACAAGAGGAAGAGCCGAACTGAAAAAGAAGAAGGGGGGCTTTAGGGCTACCATTGGGCCTACTCTCACCCGTTCTTCCATGGTTCGGGCGGCCCAACAATTAGGCAGCTGCTAGTTCCTGATTTGGATGTTGCGTTGCGCTTTATTTCTACTAGTACCATGTTTGATGCTATATATGCTACTAGGTGTAATTTGTTTTAACCCAAAAAAGAGATTAAAAAATAAGGGATTAAGAGAAATTAGAGGTTGAAGATTATATGAGAACCATAATATCTTGATTGGTTAGCTTAGATCTAGCGATTGAGAAAGTAATTAACTAAAACCTCTGTGTTCAAAACGCAAGAGATTTTGATTTTGTAAGACAAACTTATGTAACTTTAACCATGTCTATATAAGCTATAGAtgtttgtgttttttttttctatatactTAGTCAAAGTTTTCGTTCCAAAATGCTGGAGGTTTTGATTTTGTCAAAAGTCAAATTTCTCTAACCCTGGCCATATTTATAGAAGTTACAGGTGTTGATGTATTTTGGAGGGGACGGAATACTTCCGAGGGATAAGTGGACGAGGTGGTTCGTAAAGAAGAAACCACAAATGCAAAGACGAGGAAGAAAACTATATGTATAAACAAAAAGTAATTTAGCTTTGCCTGCCATGGGATAGACATCCTAACCTAAATAATAGAAGCCAACTAGACAATGATGACAATATAGAAGGTTATGAAAATCATGAAAATAAAGCCCTCGctaaaaacacatcaaaaggaagGGCGCTACTAGAGCGTGTGCGTGCAGGATTTGGAATTTTGCGCGCATACCTCCTCGCCACAGCAGTTTTTAGTCGCAGAAAAGAACACAACAGCTCTTTCTTCCCTAACTCCGGTGCCCTCGCCCCGGACGCCCCGCCGTAGCGAGCTAGGGTTTCGCCAGAGCTAGCTCGCCCGTAGCGCCACCTTCTTTCCCTCCCCGCTTCCCCGCCACCATCATGGTCGCTATCGCCACCATGGCCAGATCTCCCCGCCCTCACCTGGCCCGGATGTCGGTGCCACCGCTAGCTCCTATAAACCACCCGGCGGCCACCCCCACTGCCTAGCTGGTCTCCCCCCCAATCCCTTATGTTCCCATCGGAGTTGGGGCATAAAAGGGGAGAGCTCGTTGGAACCCTAAAAAGCAGAtctaggaggaggaggaggaagaagaagaatagGAGGAGGAGACCTACCTGGCGCAGATCCGTTGCCGCCACACCTGCCATGCTCGCGTGCGGGGGAGGCGGTAGGGCACGATCGTGGGGAGGAGGTCACACGGGGAGGTGCTTGCCGATGAGGTTGtcgccagagagagagagagagaatagagAAGAGAGAatagagaagagagaagagagaagagagagagagagagagagagagagagagagagaggtgcggGCAGGTGGGGGTGTGACCATGTGGGACCGAAAAGCACTTTTTATTGTAGACAGGTGTTCCCACCATAGATGATGGTTGATGGACGATGGATTCGGTGTGTATGTGGGAACGCATCTGTGCGCGTGCTCGGAAAGTAGTATTTGGGTAAAAGAAATGGGATTTTGTGTCCTAGATACATCACATTTGATGTCTATATGGCTATCACTGAAGATATGAAATTTTTTAATGTTATTCGACATGGCAGATAGTAGTTAATATGGTTCCTAATGAAAGTGGTCGTTTTTTCCTATGTCAAAGTGACGGTTCTTCTTGATCAAGTTTAAAGCAACAAATACTAGTATCATATCTACATGTTTTACAACCTCAAAATGATAGATTTTGGCATTCGGTTGTCACTTTTTGACGACTTTGCCCTATATCAAGGAATCTTATCCACTCATCTCTTTCATTTTGAGATTGTCCAAGTCTAGAACCTTATCCAAAACAACACCACATTCCCTAGCACTGCCACAGTTGGAGATACAAATTTACACGTATATTCTATAAATTGAGTTAAACTTGAGACATGTATACCAACAACGACAGTtattcagggacggagggagtatttactACCCATAGCCGGTCTCCCCACTCTCGTCACTAAGCTAGTGGCTTTCTTTGAATCCAAGGTAAGTtttctgcttctcctactcgaTCGATGCATGGATCGATGCAAGATGAAGGACTGGATGAATTGATGGATGCATCAATCCGATGCTAGATGAATGAATTGATTAATGAATGGATCAACAGAACAATGCTtttgatggatggatggatggatgataTATGTAGTGCAAAGGTAAATCAAGGTAAAGTGTAATTTATTTGAGAGCTCCAAATCATTTATGTACACCAAAGCAACTACACTAAAGCGGCAAACAAGTAGTTGCTGCCCTAGCAAAACTAAAGATTTTAAAATCCCTACCAAACCAAAGCCAACTCCCAAACATATGAGAACTACTATGTGATTAAGGAAGGTTAAAGCAACATATATGCGGCCCCAAACAACACTGACATTCAAAGAAGAGGTGTTTAGTTCTCATTTTTGTGGCAAAAACAACACAATTTTACTACCTTACCAATTGTGTTTGGCTAAGTTATCCTTTGATAGAATGACTCCTCTATGAAAATaccaaatgaaaaagtttgtCTTCAAATATCCTTTAAAATTTAGATGATTTTGTTTAAGTTGGGAATTCTAAGTGAATCAAAGTCGAATGATGTGATTTTACCAAGCACTGAACCTATGGTCTAAGTTCCAATGAAAGGCGTCGTGCTCTTGTGGAAGCCTGATATTAACAATGCGGGGAAGAGGTTTATTCCAACCTAATAATTTAGGTCCAATCAAATCACGTCTCTACCAAATGTTTAGAAGTACCTCATCCTTCTTCGTGCAATGTGTTTTGCTTCCCCACGTGCTCTCAAACATGAAACATCACATTCTCAACCTTTGTGAAGAAAGAGGCAAATATATAAAAGTGGTCATTTATTTTGCTAGGTTGGCCTTTTGTTCTAAATGACTAAGGATTTCTAGGGCGACGACTGATAATATGCTTGGAATGTGATATTGTTACAATCTTAGTAGTTAGGTTGTagttagattatacatcttgttGTAAACATTGACATATTTGGGTTCACTTGAGCATTAGTGATCATAATCCACGAGCTCGAGATGATTCCAACCAACACCTTAAGCTCTAGATGATTCAATCAACATCTTAATTGTAGGAGGCATCGGTGGCGACAACAAACTGTTGAAAAGGAAAGTTAGGGAAAATGACACTAGGATACATTAGGGAGGCGTTTAGAACAAAGGATTTTTGAAGGAATTGAAGGAATCTAAAAACAAAGGAAAGGAAGTAAATTGGACCATTTGGAACACGGAAAAGTATCAATTCCTTTCCTCTGTTTTACTGTAGCCGGATGCACATTTCACAGAAAATAAAACATCTACTCGGATCTCTTgattttgttttctttgcatatgCCTCTGCAGCGCTCGTAAAGAAGACAGGAAAAAGGAGGGTACCGCAAGTTGTCAGAATGTCAGTGACGCACGTTCCAACTACAACAAATGAATTTACATGCTGctattgtttttgttttttcattGGTGCCCACCAAAGATTCCTATGATTTTTCTCTCtttattccaaattgtaagacatttaaaaaattttggaaagtcaaagcatctcaagtttgaccaaaattatagaaaaaattataaaactttgtggcatcaaatagatatactatgaaaatataattaatgaagaacacttagttgatatcataaatgttattatcctactatataaatttggtcaaacttgagatgctttgacatttttgaaatgacttataactTCGGATGGCGGGAGTAATTCCTATGTTCCAAATGCTATCTTatataagggcctgtttggtttacAGGATTTTCAAAGGAATTCTAAAGAAACCAGATTCCTATAGTTTAAAACACTGTAGCAGTGTTTGGAATGAAGGATTCACAAGTTCCTTTCCAAAGGAAAAATTCCTGCGCATGTACATtttgaaggaaagaaagaatccACTTCTAGCTTTTGGTTTCAATTCCTTCACGAAGTCCAAGGCTCATGCACGCTAATACTCACTTTCTGTTCTTGGCTTTTATGGAGATACACAGCCAAGCACTCATTCCTCTGTTGTTTATATTTCTTTGTTCCAAACACCAAATCCTCTAGAATTCCTACGTTTTTCTTTCCTCTGTTATACACATGTATTCCTTTCCTATTCCTGTGTTTTTCCCCATTCCTCTATTTTGTATTCCTTcgttccaaacaggccctaagtttCCTATGTTTTTCGTATCCTCTTTTTTATCCTCTCATCGTCATCCTATTTCATGTTCCTGTGTTTTCAATTCCTCTGTTCCAAACAAGCCCAGTGTagggtagagttagggtttaagTCTTGTTTGGATGCATGTGTATCTACTCTAATCTACACATGTTGGAATAGATTAGAATAAAACTTAGTCTAATTTCACTTCAACACATTTAGATTAAGATGGATACACGTGCATCCAGACCAAGGATATTTATACCAGTGTTTATACCAAAAAAAAGGGTGTACCCTGATAACGGAACCCAAATATATGGTCAGTTGCTTGATCTTGTGTAATCCTACGAAATGAAAATGTTGATTTTATTCCCCTTGAACCCGGAAACCTCCAAATATGATTACAATACAAGCAATCAAAATTGAATAGCAACTTTGTACAAAAATAAAACAGTGATCAGAGTATAGGTCAACTGATGTTCCAGAAATCGACTATAAACAAGACAACCGAAAGATGCCCATGGCATCAGACAAGCAACATTCATCATTATCAAGTAAACCGGCTCTCCATGTAAATAAACCCTGTACCTAATCCAAAATCACAACACTGGCCTCAGAAGCACCCGCTCTGATGGTACATACAGCCCAGGATAAATAGTACAAAACAGGGCACTAATGTACACCTACTGGATGAGGTCCAGCTTGGGCAGCTGCCACATGTCGCTGTGAGTTGTCATTGAATCAACATACAATTGGAAAAGAAAATTGGGGGAATGAAACAAACAACGGTGCTCAGGTTTCGCTTGGTCGCTTCATGGTTTCCCCCCGGACCAACCTCAAGTTGCTCCAGCTTGTGACTTTCTTCTCAGAGTACCCTGTGCAGACCCTGAGGGGTGATGCTATATTCAGTCATGAGGCTGTTTAGAAGAGCTCTTCAGAGTTGAATTTGTTCCACGCCTCCTGTTTTATTTAAGCATGGAACAGAATTACTGGAGTTAGTTGGATATGTCAACTACAGAAACACAGAATTAGCATCCCAGAGTTTTCAGTTATTATCTAACAATCTGGTAAAATGAACATAATTATAACTGGAAAACCAAAGAAACAATAACTCCCAACACATAGTATATGTTATCCAGCACCCTTTCAACCATTAGCTAAGCATATACATTAAATGGAAATAAAATAAACAGTGCACAGAATAAGTTCCAGTAATCAGCACAGTGCACTAAAATTATCCAACCTGTAGGTATTGTAATTCTAAGACTATTATTTTTCTCGTAAATTCAATGACTAGAGTATGAATCAGGCTAACAGGTCATTACTTGGATTAGCATTGATTTGGCTGTAGACAGAAAAGTACACATCAGGTACTTCTCAGGCACCAGATGGTGGTCCAGGCTGACACAACCATTGTTGCAATAAACATTCTGGTGTGCCATGTGCCACAGATCACATGAAACTATAAAGGCTCAGTACTTTCCATGTATATTATCCATTATCCATGCACCAACCCAACTTTTTTTCCATGGACCACATATGTAATAATTGGAAATATTAAGAGAATCTGAACCGTAAATGTGAAAACCCCGTGTTCAGCAAAACAGGTGATACCTATCTAGCTCATATATTTTCTTGATGTGACAAAAAGAGAACTAGTTTTTAATGTCTTCAAACCATGGTGCATGGGCCAAGGAAAAAACAGGGATGAAGAATAGTATCATGTTGGTGTGTAAACAGTAAGCTGCAGCAAATGTTTTGAGGGCAATACACACCTTGAGGAGATCAAAAACCTTCTCAGCGATATATTTCTGTTGGAGATTGGCACCCTTTTGCTGCACCTTGTCAGGATGGATACATAATGTTGCTTTTCTGTACACTTTTttaacagcagcagcagtgatCAAATCAGTGAGGGATACAGGCTGCCATCCGCATTCTGGCCAAAGAACCTGTTCAGGAAAAATAAACAAATTAAAACAGAAAGTCATCAAACATTTATTTCAACTAATTAAAAATATTTCTACAAATTAAAAATAGGTTATGTCTAAAAGCATTGGCATTGTGTACAATTCTTGTTTCAAGTATCGTCCACAACCAATCATTTTGTTGGTATGGTATGTCTCGAGAGGCAAACATTACTTCTGTCTATGCCCTACAAAATTGCTTGAAACCTGAAGCCGGAAATACTACCAGTGGATCGAGTGCTTATATAAGAGTCTCATAGCCTAACTTAGACTAGAGGCGCAATATGGTGATCATGATGCGTCCACAGTAAGAAATGGATTGTATTTGTATAAAATCACAAACAGGAAGAAAACAAATCATATGTTTGAGTAGACAACTAAATATCTAAATGCTAGTTTCTATTAAAGAAGAGTAATGCCCACATAACAAACAGAATTGGTAAAAATGAATGAGAAATGCTTCAATCTAGAAGTTTCAACTCACATATTGTAAAGTTGATAACAATGCACGCAAATTGCCTTCTTTTCCAGCAGCCCAGCGCTTAATCTCAAAGTCCAGTGTTTCCGCAAGCCTCTGGAATTATCAGACAAAAcaatttgaacaaactcaatgaaGTGAGGAACTACTCACTAGCAGCCAATAAAGTGCATTTAAAAGGACAGATTATATGTTGATAATGTAGATGTTCAGCATTATGAATTTAAGATGTATTTACGAGTTACAACAGAGTACTTACATGTCTTTCAGCCTGCTCTCTTTGTTGCTGCATGTCTCGTTCATTCTTCTCAGCCAAAGCCTTTGCCTGTGAGTAcaggaaactaataaaaaacaagcaTTGCAATTTCTTTATCCTAAAAATAATgcttaaaacaaaatttaaccaggaacatacaagcatccacaacatcatcaacaacaacaaaacaTTTTAGTCTCAGTCAAGTTCAGGTAGTATCCAGGAACATAGATGTATCCATAGAAATGACTATTTTAATTAGTGTAGCACATTACCGCTCGTTCACGAGTCCTTTGATGCCGTTCCAACCTAGCACGTCTTCTTTCTTCGCTCTCCCCATCAACTTCTTGAAATTCGTCGGATGATGTAGGAACTAAAATAACAAATAAATCAGTTACTTGCATGTGTCGACGGATACTGATTCAGTACCATACTTCTCAAACGATCAGTACCTCCTCCAAATATTGCAGACAAGTCATCAGCAATATTTGCTGTTGATGATGCCTTTTTCATTGATGTCGAAGTGGAAGTCCCTCTATTTTGCGTTTGAGAATCAAACATAGAATCCTAATAATTCCACAATTAGAAAAGCAACAGTGAGGAAATTGCAACGAATAAAAATCTGGAATGAAAATTTTGGTGGAGTAATCACCACTGTTGGAGCCCTTTGCCTCGGAGCGCTATTAGCTCGGGCACCCATACCAAAGAAGGAGTCTAGATCATCTGGTTTGCTCGTTTTTTCTCTTGCAGctgcagcggcagcagcagcagcctgtCTTTCCCGAGCCTCAGAAGCAGCCCTTTCCACTGCTGCTCGTTCAGCTCTCTTCCTCGCTTCTTGCTGAGCTCTCTCCACAGCAGCTCTTTCTGCTACAGCCCTATCCCTGGCTTGACTAGCAGCTTTCTCCTTAGCTTCAGCAGCAGCCCTTTCCTTTGCTTCTGCAGTAGCCCTCTCTGCTCGTTCTTTAGCCTCCACTGCTGCCCTCTCGCGTGCTTCCTGTTGGGCTCTTTGCACAGCAGCACGTTCTGAACGTTGGCGTGCCTCCCTCTCTGCTTTCGCACGAGCTTCAGCAGCTGCTCTTTCCCGTGCCTCCTTTGTAGCCCTCTCCACTGCTTGCCTAgctctttctctttctctatGTCGCTCaagttctctctcctcttcaagTCTTCTTTGCTCTTTTTCCTTTTCCTCTTTCTGCCTCATCTCCCTTTCTTGTTCTAGTCTTTCCTTTCTGTCTTTTTCCTCACGATCCTGGCCATATGACCTTGTTACAGTATCTTGTTCCTGTTGTTCTCTATTTCTAAGCTTCGCATCACGTTCTCTTTCTCGTACTTCCTTGGCATGTTTGAACTTTGCCTCTGCTTTATCCATGGCCTCTTTCATAGCAGCTgcagatgctgctgctgctgtactTCTCTCAAATTCTTCCTCATTAAAAGCATGCGCATTCTGAGACCTACCCATAGCAAaatcttctagttcatctactGTAGAAACACCAGCCTGATTTGATGAACCTCTTTGATGATCATTGTTTTTCCTAGACCGTCGTAGATACtcatcatcttttctttttgattttgatccatgtttttgcttaaCTGCAAGAGGTGGCGGTGGTCTTGAAGGTGGTGGGGCACTAGTTGGCTGTGTGAAGAGAGGAATCTCAGAAGCTGTAAGCCATATCTCATCTTCAGATTCATCAGATCTAGGTGACTGGTCATTTATACCATTCCCACTGTATTTCTCTGAGCTAATGTCAACATGGACATCAGAATATCTGGCAGACTGCGATTTAGGAAAGATATTTTCAAAATCCTGTACAGAAGATTGCTGGGCGGAGTTTCTTTTAGAAAAACTCTGTACAGGATTTGAGTCTCGGGCTCTGCTTGATTCATTCCTACCTTTTGAGCCATTGTCCACTTCTGAGGTAAAAAAAGGTTCAGATTTTGGAGCCTGGTTGAAAGTGCTTGAATCCAGACTGCTCTCAACACTAGTACTTTCACGGCTTTTCCCTTGATATTTTGCAGCTTTACCAAATTCATCCAAGGGATCTGCAAACGGATGGGCTGAGGATGAAGTTGTTTCGAGAACAACAAAGGGGTCGTTTAAGCTAGCTGTTTGCTTAGCTGTTGACACGGGAACCTTCTTTTGTTTTGCACCACTAGTATCCCTGAAGTTAATAAAGATACACATTAATATGTGGACAAGTTTAGAAGTGCATGAAACTGCACAAAAGCGCAATCACTGTCATAAACACAACAAATTATGATTTTCCACACATGCACTGGACAACCTGTTCACCCATAAATTCAAATCAGTAATTCCTAAGCATGTTTGAGACTCAAATCTCAAAATACATCATCACGAAGCGAACTTGGGCGCTGTGGAGCACTCGAACCCATTCCACTTgcaatattattattgtaatggTTGACATCTTTTCAAGAAATTGTTGATTAAGAAACAAAGAGTCAAATTGTTTAAGAACATATGGGGCTATAGATGCCTAGCACAATGCCTCAATTGGATGTGTGACTTAATAATTAAGATGAAATCTAAATAGATTGTAACAGAAACGTCAAAGCAAATTACAACTAAAATACTTCATTATATGAGCAGTATATAACAAAACTCATTGTTCCATGGAAATACATCGAGTGTTTTATGCGGTCTAATCTTAAATTTTTAATGGGTAGCATGTAAGCAATAGTTTTCCTCAATAAGGTTGGTAATTGCAATCTTTGAGGAACGAGGAATATTGTACAGGGCTCAGAAATGTATAACTAAATGCACTTAATTTCAAAGCAAACTTGACATTTGGTACCAATCCTCATCGTATAACCAAGTATACAAGCTGATAATGATACCCATATTGTCTTAACTTACAGATATCCAGCACTCCAGCAACACTGTGAATATTTATCAAACCAGAATGCAGTATTTAAATCTAGTAATCTACTCACAGTTCAACTTTTGAGTGAGCCTTTGTAGACCTTATTTCAGCTTTTAATCTACTACTAACAAACATAAGTTCTTTACTTAATCCATTTCAACTGCCACACAAAAGCACACACCCATGGAATCAATTCATCAGGGTCCACCAACAATCTAACATCAACTAcaatctcaagtcaatcaaaaTTCTGCAAACCTTTTTGGCACACTACCTAAAAAATACGCAGATCTATCACACTACAAACACAATATCACAGAAGAATGGTACAATTCTCAATGAAATTTGTGGATGACCTACCATATGTACTAGAACCAACACAAAATACCTAGATTAAACCTACCAGTAGAGGTCCAGGAACCAACACCAAAAGCGCAAAAGGATTTTCTGAGAAGGTGCATGGACATCGATATGAATAATCCTTTTATGCAATGACTTGGGAAAACAGTGGATAAATTTGTAATGCAAGCCTAAAGCACTAAGTTATTTAGATAAACATGAAGTCAAGCCTATCAAAGTATAATAGGTTATTAATTTCCCAAACAtgataaatattaattaaatgCATGCCGTAACCAAGGGAAACTGATAATTTTCGCAGCGTAAAGCTCTATGTATAACGTATATAATAAATGCTTTCCTAACTGGTATGGATTACCAAATCGAACATAGGACATCAGGAGGCCAGAATCTAATTGTAAAAACATCCAACAAATGAGCCAGCATAATTGGCCCAACTCAATCAACAGCCACGTGATCCTATAGTTACCGAATACCGACAAACTCTTCCGGTTCAATTGATCAAACTAACAAAGTTATACGTGTATCCAATCCTAGACCGCGCATATGGACATCGTAACGTCTATCAGTCCCATGCACACTGAACTGAAATGCATAAAAGAAAGTAGTCACCTTTGGCGCGGGGAGCTTCTCCCGCCAAAGCCTGGGATCAAATAATCGAACCCAgtagccgctgccgccgccgtagcTGCCTCTTGTTTCCTCTTGTCATCCACCTCTTCCCTTACCTGCGAGCTCTTACCAAATCCACCAAGCAGGTCATCGAACGCCGGAGGCGCCTCGCGGCTCTGGCTCTGGCTTCCACCGAAGACATCGTCGTAGCGCGCCGAGGAGCTCTTAACCCCAGGGACCCCGACGAAGATGTCGTCGTCGTAGACGGGCTTGTCGAACACCGGCATGGACGAGTGCTTAGGCttgggaggcggcggcgcggtgGTGGAAGCGGCGGGGTCCTTGAACGAGTCGAAGATGTTGTcgagcgacggcgacggcgtggccttgggcggcggcggggcggaCCCGAAGAGGTCGTCGTaggagggcgcggcggcggcggaggcggaccCCGCGGCGGATCTGGTATTGGTCCAGGCGGATCCGGAGGGCCCCGAAGAGCGCGCAGCCGACATGGGCGCGGCCTTCCCCTGCGGGCGGAGGC from Sorghum bicolor cultivar BTx623 chromosome 8, Sorghum_bicolor_NCBIv3, whole genome shotgun sequence encodes:
- the LOC8068810 gene encoding auxilin-related protein 1 yields the protein MDDFQGLLARDFGLRPQGKAAPMSAARSSGPSGSAWTNTRSAAGSASAAAAPSYDDLFGSAPPPPKATPSPSLDNIFDSFKDPAASTTAPPPPKPKHSSMPVFDKPVYDDDIFVGVPGVKSSSARYDDVFGGSQSQSREAPPAFDDLLGGFGKSSQVREEVDDKRKQEAATAAAAATGFDYLIPGFGGRSSPRQRDTSGAKQKKVPVSTAKQTASLNDPFVVLETTSSSAHPFADPLDEFGKAAKYQGKSRESTSVESSLDSSTFNQAPKSEPFFTSEVDNGSKGRNESSRARDSNPVQSFSKRNSAQQSSVQDFENIFPKSQSARYSDVHVDISSEKYSGNGINDQSPRSDESEDEIWLTASEIPLFTQPTSAPPPSRPPPPLAVKQKHGSKSKRKDDEYLRRSRKNNDHQRGSSNQAGVSTVDELEDFAMGRSQNAHAFNEEEFERSTAAAASAAAMKEAMDKAEAKFKHAKEVRERERDAKLRNREQQEQDTVTRSYGQDREEKDRKERLEQEREMRQKEEKEKEQRRLEEERELERHRERERARQAVERATKEARERAAAEARAKAEREARQRSERAAVQRAQQEARERAAVEAKERAERATAEAKERAAAEAKEKAASQARDRAVAERAAVERAQQEARKRAERAAVERAASEARERQAAAAAAAAAREKTSKPDDLDSFFGMGARANSAPRQRAPTVDSMFDSQTQNRGTSTSTSMKKASSTANIADDLSAIFGGVPTSSDEFQEVDGESEERRRARLERHQRTRERAAKALAEKNERDMQQQREQAERHRLAETLDFEIKRWAAGKEGNLRALLSTLQYVLWPECGWQPVSLTDLITAAAVKKVYRKATLCIHPDKVQQKGANLQQKYIAEKVFDLLKEAWNKFNSEELF